One segment of Variovorax sp. V93 DNA contains the following:
- a CDS encoding 3-keto-5-aminohexanoate cleavage protein, producing MSKVIITCAVTGAIHTPSMSPYLPVTPEEIIEASVGAAEAGAAIIHLHARDPITGKPDQSPEAFGRFLPQIKARTDAVMNITSGGSPYMTIEERIQPSIRFAPEVASLNMGSMNFALFPMLARFREFEHAWEREALEASRDLIFRNTFKDIEYALAECSANDTRFEFECYDVSHLYNLAHFVERGLVKAPFFVQTVFGILGGIGTHPEDVLHMKRTADRLFGNDYRWSVLGAGKDQLRLAAMSASMGGNVRVGLEDSLWLGRGTLAESNAAQVRQVRQIIEGLGLEVASPKEAREILKLKGIGQVNF from the coding sequence ATGAGCAAAGTCATCATCACCTGCGCTGTCACGGGTGCAATTCATACGCCCTCGATGTCACCCTATCTGCCGGTCACACCGGAAGAGATCATCGAAGCCTCTGTCGGCGCCGCCGAGGCGGGCGCGGCAATCATTCACCTTCACGCACGCGATCCGATCACGGGCAAGCCGGATCAGAGCCCCGAGGCATTCGGCCGATTCCTGCCGCAGATCAAGGCACGCACCGATGCGGTGATGAACATCACCAGCGGCGGCTCGCCTTACATGACGATCGAAGAGCGCATTCAGCCGTCAATACGCTTTGCGCCCGAGGTGGCCTCGCTCAACATGGGCTCCATGAACTTCGCGCTGTTCCCGATGTTGGCGCGGTTCAGGGAATTCGAACATGCCTGGGAGCGCGAAGCGCTCGAAGCCAGTCGAGACCTGATTTTCCGCAACACCTTCAAGGATATTGAATACGCCCTGGCCGAATGTTCTGCCAACGACACGCGCTTCGAATTCGAGTGCTACGACGTGAGCCACCTGTACAACCTGGCGCACTTCGTCGAGCGCGGTCTGGTGAAGGCGCCGTTCTTTGTTCAGACGGTGTTCGGCATCCTGGGCGGTATCGGCACGCACCCGGAAGACGTGTTGCACATGAAGCGGACGGCCGACCGGCTGTTCGGCAATGACTATCGCTGGTCGGTTTTGGGAGCTGGCAAGGATCAGCTTCGCCTCGCAGCAATGTCTGCCAGTATGGGTGGCAATGTGCGCGTTGGATTGGAGGACAGCCTGTGGCTGGGACGCGGCACGCTGGCCGAGAGCAACGCAGCGCAGGTGCGGCAGGTGCGACAGATTATCGAAGGGCTCGGTCTCGAAGTCGCCAGCCCGAAAGAGGCAAGGGAGATCCTGAAATTGAAGGGCATTGGGCAAGTCAACTTCTGA
- a CDS encoding helix-turn-helix domain-containing protein has translation MHGHLDSQTEYREVGGELVSGTIADSRTTHVEVLARRATGPISWRFRQPRLALFWFRSGLKELHLELDGRRIDSEIRRGTNLTLLPASTSVVGEFEVAPSFDYTVAFLDPAVASDAGCHFNRPLIGFGSEDLQRSLSTLCREARNADSLYGLFAEGWAMQALALLARIDGSQAATVRPSGGLAPSSFRRIVDYIEADLSRPFTIEDLARVAGVSPRHFIRVFRESSGQTPLRFVYSLRLERAKEFLLDPRRTATEIALDCGFSHAQHFSTAFKQATGMTPSEFRRAATH, from the coding sequence TCGTCTCCGGCACCATTGCTGACTCGCGCACCACACATGTTGAAGTCCTCGCGCGCCGAGCCACCGGGCCCATCTCCTGGCGTTTCCGTCAACCGCGGCTTGCGCTGTTCTGGTTTCGCAGCGGCCTCAAAGAGCTGCATCTGGAACTTGACGGGCGCCGCATCGACTCGGAGATCAGAAGGGGAACAAACCTGACGCTGCTCCCGGCCTCGACCTCCGTCGTAGGCGAGTTCGAGGTTGCCCCCTCGTTCGACTACACGGTAGCCTTCCTCGACCCGGCCGTCGCATCCGACGCCGGCTGTCATTTCAATCGGCCCCTGATTGGCTTCGGCAGCGAAGATTTGCAACGTAGCCTTTCAACGCTTTGCCGTGAGGCGCGCAATGCAGACAGCCTTTACGGGTTGTTCGCGGAGGGCTGGGCAATGCAGGCGCTCGCTCTTCTGGCGCGAATTGACGGCAGTCAGGCAGCCACCGTCCGTCCGAGCGGTGGACTTGCCCCCAGCAGCTTCCGGCGCATAGTCGACTACATCGAGGCCGACTTGTCCAGGCCCTTCACGATCGAGGACTTGGCGCGAGTTGCCGGTGTCAGTCCCCGGCATTTCATCCGGGTTTTTCGCGAGAGTTCCGGGCAGACACCCCTACGCTTTGTTTACAGTCTGCGTCTCGAGCGGGCTAAGGAGTTCCTTCTGGATCCCCGTCGCACCGCAACTGAAATCGCGCTGGACTGCGGCTTCAGTCACGCTCAACACTTCAGCACCGCATTCAAGCAGGCAACTGGCATGACGCCGTCCGAATTCCGCAGGGCTGCAACACACTGA